The following are from one region of the Thiocapsa rosea genome:
- a CDS encoding hydantoinase B/oxoprolinase family protein, whose amino-acid sequence MNAIDLGLFASRLESVCEEMGVVLRQAAFSTNIRDRLDFSCAVFDPDGNLSAQAAHIPVHLGSMAYAMADIVGALDWAEGDMVVLNDPFLGGTHLPDVTLVAPLFAEGRLVAFVANRAHHADIGASVPGSMPVSRTLDEEGLIIPPVRLVREGEIDQPLLARILGATRNPDDARGDFFAQIGANRAGLTRLQGLIDGLGVSAYVSAICALDDYAERLARAALGTIPPGRYAFEDLMDDDGQGTEAIPIRVSLDVTPEGIQVDFAGTALQVAGNINCPLSVAAAAVFYVFRCLMPPQTPACAGTFRSIGLSAPLGCLLNAQRPAAVAAGNVETSSRVVDVVLGALARAIPHRIPAASQGSMNNLAVGSSEPGAAWDYYETIGGGMGAGATGGGWSGVQTHMTNTLNTPIEVLETRFPLRVSRYALRSGSGGQGARAGGEGLIRELTFLAPAEVTLLTERRRVAPWGIAGGGPALPGRNRLNGEELPPKVSLRVDGGDRLTIETPGGGGWGTEPTRDG is encoded by the coding sequence ATGAATGCCATCGACTTGGGGCTTTTCGCTAGCCGGCTCGAGTCGGTCTGCGAGGAGATGGGCGTGGTTCTGCGACAAGCGGCCTTCTCGACGAACATCCGCGATCGGCTCGATTTCTCGTGCGCGGTGTTTGACCCCGACGGGAACCTCAGCGCCCAGGCCGCCCACATTCCGGTCCACCTCGGGAGCATGGCCTACGCGATGGCGGACATCGTCGGCGCGCTGGACTGGGCCGAGGGCGACATGGTGGTCCTCAACGATCCTTTCCTCGGCGGGACGCATCTGCCGGACGTGACGCTGGTGGCCCCGCTCTTTGCGGAGGGTCGACTGGTCGCCTTCGTCGCCAATCGCGCACATCATGCCGACATCGGGGCGAGCGTACCGGGGTCGATGCCGGTCTCGCGCACGCTCGACGAGGAGGGGCTCATCATCCCGCCCGTGCGGTTGGTCAGAGAAGGCGAGATCGACCAGCCGCTGCTGGCGCGGATCCTCGGTGCGACCCGCAACCCGGACGATGCGCGCGGCGACTTCTTCGCCCAGATCGGCGCCAATCGCGCCGGGTTGACCCGACTGCAGGGTCTGATCGACGGCCTAGGCGTCTCGGCCTATGTGTCGGCGATTTGCGCACTCGACGACTATGCCGAGCGCCTCGCCCGTGCAGCCCTCGGGACGATCCCGCCGGGACGTTACGCCTTTGAGGACCTGATGGACGACGACGGCCAGGGGACCGAGGCGATCCCGATCCGGGTGAGCCTCGATGTGACGCCCGAGGGGATCCAAGTCGATTTCGCCGGTACCGCGCTACAGGTCGCCGGCAACATCAATTGCCCGCTCTCGGTCGCTGCGGCCGCCGTCTTCTATGTCTTTCGCTGTCTGATGCCGCCACAGACGCCGGCGTGCGCCGGAACCTTCCGCTCGATCGGCTTGAGCGCGCCGCTCGGTTGCTTGCTCAACGCGCAGCGCCCGGCAGCGGTGGCCGCGGGCAATGTCGAGACCAGCAGCCGTGTCGTGGATGTCGTCCTTGGGGCACTCGCCCGAGCGATTCCGCATCGGATCCCGGCGGCCAGTCAGGGCAGCATGAACAACCTGGCCGTCGGCAGCAGCGAGCCCGGCGCGGCCTGGGATTACTACGAGACCATCGGCGGCGGCATGGGCGCGGGGGCCACCGGCGGCGGTTGGTCGGGTGTTCAGACCCACATGACCAACACGCTGAACACGCCGATCGAGGTCCTGGAGACGCGCTTTCCTCTGCGGGTGTCGCGGTATGCCTTGCGATCCGGATCGGGCGGGCAAGGGGCGCGCGCCGGCGGCGAGGGCCTGATCCGCGAGCTGACCTTTCTTGCGCCGGCCGAGGTGACGCTTCTCACCGAGCGGCGCCGGGTCGCGCCTTGGGGCATTGCCGGCGGCGGCCCTGCCCTGCCGGGGCGTAATCGGCTCAACGGCGAAGAGCTGCCGCCGAAGGTGAGTCTTCGCGTCGACGGCGGGGATCGCCTGACCATCGAGACACCGGGCGGCGGGGGGTGGGGTACGGAGCCGACGCGGGACGGATAG
- the rnt gene encoding ribonuclease T has translation MREGIAARFRGFLPVVIDVETAGFDAQRHALLEIAAVIIRMLPDGRLEPAAPIACHVLPFVGSEIDPSALAFNRIDPDHPFRDAISEWDALTRILTPIRKAVKSTGCNRAILVGHNAHFDLGFVKAAVERTGFKRNPFHAFSVFDTVTLSGLMFGQTVLARSAKEAGLGWQSSEAHSAIYDAEQTARLFCTVVNRWRELDPVRVWEEKEPI, from the coding sequence ATGAGAGAAGGGATCGCCGCGCGCTTTCGCGGCTTTCTGCCGGTGGTGATCGATGTCGAAACGGCCGGTTTCGACGCCCAGCGGCATGCCCTGCTGGAGATCGCCGCCGTCATCATCCGAATGCTTCCCGACGGTCGACTCGAGCCGGCGGCGCCGATCGCCTGTCACGTACTGCCCTTCGTGGGCTCGGAGATCGACCCGAGCGCACTGGCCTTTAATCGGATCGATCCCGACCACCCCTTCCGAGACGCGATCTCCGAATGGGATGCCCTGACGCGCATCCTCACGCCGATCCGCAAGGCCGTCAAATCAACCGGGTGCAATCGGGCAATCTTGGTCGGGCACAACGCCCATTTCGACCTCGGGTTCGTGAAGGCGGCCGTCGAGCGAACCGGTTTCAAGCGTAACCCGTTTCACGCCTTCAGTGTCTTCGACACCGTGACCCTATCCGGCCTGATGTTCGGCCAGACCGTGTTGGCCCGTTCGGCGAAAGAAGCGGGTCTGGGGTGGCAGAGCAGCGAGGCACACTCGGCGATCTACGACGCCGAGCAGACCGCGCGTCTGTTTTGCACCGTCGTGAATCGCTGGCGCGAACTTGACCCGGTCCGGGTTTGGGAAGAGAAGGAGCCGATCTGA
- the ltrA gene encoding group II intron reverse transcriptase/maturase: MLAALENGVKGGRWYSLMDKVHAPTTLRLAWERVRANHGAAGVDRMRIEHFEAQADRYLAELHDDLAAGRYRPDAVRRVYIPKGDGKRRPLGIPVIKDRIVQAALKLVMEPIFEKDFLPVNYGFRPQRGCKDALRQVDELLREGYTTVVDADLASYYDSIPHQPLLERVAERISDGRVLNLIGRFLEQAVMDGLECWTPTAGTPQGAVLSPLLANLYLHPLDRMITERGWKMVRYADDFVILCRDRDEAQAALEAVRAWTQANGLTLHPEKTHIGDCREPGQGFEFLGYRFEAGRRWVRKKSRKALREVVRAKTRRSRSGSMAQIVEELNLTLRGWFEYFKHAYRTEFPDVDKFVRRRLRALLLRRHHKQGWGLSPLTHRRWPNAYFAKLGLFTLTEAHALACRSR; this comes from the coding sequence ATGTTGGCAGCCCTGGAGAACGGGGTGAAGGGAGGGCGATGGTACAGTCTGATGGATAAGGTTCATGCCCCGACAACGCTGCGCCTGGCCTGGGAACGGGTGCGGGCGAATCACGGCGCGGCGGGTGTGGATCGGATGCGGATTGAGCACTTCGAGGCGCAGGCGGATCGCTACCTGGCGGAACTGCATGATGACCTCGCCGCGGGACGCTACCGGCCCGATGCGGTGCGACGGGTCTACATCCCCAAGGGTGACGGAAAACGCCGCCCGCTGGGAATCCCCGTGATCAAAGATCGCATCGTGCAAGCGGCGCTGAAGCTGGTCATGGAACCGATCTTTGAAAAGGATTTCCTGCCCGTGAATTATGGCTTCAGACCGCAACGAGGATGCAAGGACGCGCTGCGGCAGGTCGATGAGCTCCTGCGCGAAGGCTACACCACAGTGGTGGATGCCGACCTGGCGAGCTACTACGACAGCATCCCGCATCAGCCACTGCTGGAACGGGTGGCCGAACGGATCAGCGATGGTCGCGTACTGAACCTGATCGGGCGCTTCTTGGAGCAAGCGGTCATGGACGGCCTGGAGTGTTGGACCCCCACGGCGGGCACCCCCCAAGGTGCGGTGCTCAGTCCGCTGCTGGCCAACCTCTACCTGCACCCCCTGGATCGGATGATCACCGAGCGGGGTTGGAAGATGGTTCGATACGCCGACGACTTCGTCATCCTCTGTCGGGACCGGGACGAGGCGCAAGCCGCATTGGAAGCGGTCCGGGCGTGGACCCAAGCCAACGGGCTGACGCTCCACCCCGAGAAGACCCACATCGGCGATTGCCGTGAACCGGGGCAGGGGTTTGAATTCCTGGGCTACCGGTTCGAGGCGGGGCGCCGTTGGGTGCGCAAGAAGAGTCGCAAGGCACTGCGCGAGGTCGTGCGGGCCAAAACCCGTCGCTCGCGCAGCGGGAGCATGGCGCAGATCGTGGAGGAATTGAACCTCACGCTGCGAGGCTGGTTTGAATATTTCAAGCACGCCTACCGCACCGAGTTTCCCGACGTGGACAAGTTTGTCCGCCGCCGCTTACGCGCCCTGTTATTGCGCCGCCACCACAAGCAGGGATGGGGCCTAAGCCCCCTAACGCATCGACGTTGGCCAAATGCCTACTTCGCGAAGCTTGGGCTTTTCACCCTGACCGAAGCCCATGCCCTAGCGTGCCGATCCCGATGA
- a CDS encoding superoxide dismutase, translating to MAHELPALPYEKNALEPVISAETIDYHYGKHHQTYVNNLNNLIPGTEYETMSLEEIIMKSSGGLFNNAAQVWNHTFYWNCLSPDGGGGPTGALSDAIDAKFGSFDEFKKQFSQAAATNFGSGWTWLVKNADGSVEIHNTSNAGTPMTEGKTALMTVDVWEHAYYVDYRNARPKYLEAIWDKINWEFVAANYGG from the coding sequence ATGGCCCATGAACTCCCGGCGTTACCCTACGAAAAGAATGCACTCGAGCCCGTGATCTCCGCCGAGACCATCGACTACCACTACGGCAAGCATCATCAGACCTACGTCAACAACCTCAACAACCTGATCCCCGGCACCGAGTACGAGACCATGAGTCTCGAAGAGATCATCATGAAATCCTCGGGCGGATTGTTCAACAACGCCGCCCAGGTCTGGAACCACACCTTCTACTGGAACTGTCTCAGCCCGGACGGCGGCGGCGGCCCGACCGGCGCACTTTCCGATGCCATCGACGCCAAGTTCGGCTCGTTCGACGAATTCAAAAAGCAGTTCTCCCAAGCCGCCGCAACCAACTTCGGCTCCGGCTGGACCTGGCTGGTGAAGAACGCCGACGGCTCCGTCGAGATCCACAACACCTCCAACGCCGGGACCCCCATGACCGAGGGCAAGACCGCGCTGATGACCGTCGACGTTTGGGAGCATGCCTACTACGTCGACTATCGCAACGCCCGTCCGAAATACCTCGAAGCGATCTGGGACAAGATCAATTGGGAGTTTGTGGCGGCCAACTACGGCGGTTGA
- the ltrA gene encoding group II intron reverse transcriptase/maturase has translation MTTTPIDLQDLRKRIYIKAKAEPAWRFWGLYVHVCKEETLHAAYAMAKANNGAPGSDGVTFAAIEAAGVEAFLKGIRDELVIGTYRPQPNRRREIPKGDGRMRVLGIPCIRDRVVQGALKLILEPIFEADFQDGSYGYRPKRTAHQAVQRVAEAIVSNKTYVIDVDLASYFDTVRHDLLLGKVAERVRDDQVLGLLKRILKASGKRGVPQGGVISPLLSNLYLNEVDRMLERAKEVTRNGRYTYIEYARYADDLVILVDGYRRWNWLKDAAWRRLVEELAKLDVQLNQDKTRRLDLSRGGAFSFLGFDFRRAKTRRGVWGARYTPRMKARTAILQRLKDVFRRYRSQPIDRVIALINPILRGWVGYFRVGHSSRCFGYVQDWVEKKIRRHLMRARQRQGFGWKRWSRTWLYEVLGLYDGYRIGLRKPKALPVQAVS, from the coding sequence ATGACAACGACGCCCATCGATCTGCAAGACCTGAGGAAGAGGATCTACATCAAGGCGAAGGCTGAACCGGCCTGGCGCTTCTGGGGACTCTACGTCCACGTGTGCAAAGAGGAGACCCTGCACGCGGCCTATGCGATGGCGAAAGCGAACAACGGTGCCCCCGGCAGTGACGGGGTGACGTTCGCGGCCATCGAGGCGGCTGGCGTGGAGGCGTTTCTGAAAGGCATCCGGGATGAGCTGGTCATCGGAACCTACCGACCGCAACCGAATCGCCGCCGGGAGATTCCCAAGGGAGACGGGCGCATGCGCGTCCTGGGGATTCCCTGCATTCGCGATCGCGTGGTCCAGGGGGCGCTCAAGCTGATTCTGGAGCCGATCTTCGAGGCTGACTTCCAGGATGGAAGCTATGGATACCGACCCAAGCGCACGGCGCATCAAGCCGTGCAGCGCGTGGCCGAGGCCATTGTGAGCAACAAGACCTATGTGATTGATGTGGACCTGGCGTCTTACTTCGACACGGTTCGTCACGATCTCCTCTTGGGGAAGGTGGCGGAGCGGGTCCGCGATGATCAGGTCTTGGGCTTGCTCAAGCGTATCCTCAAGGCCAGTGGCAAGCGGGGCGTTCCGCAAGGCGGTGTGATCTCACCCCTGCTCAGTAACCTCTACCTCAACGAGGTCGACCGGATGCTGGAGCGGGCCAAGGAGGTCACCCGCAACGGACGCTATACCTATATCGAGTATGCCCGTTATGCCGATGACCTGGTGATCTTGGTCGATGGGTATCGCCGGTGGAACTGGCTCAAGGACGCGGCCTGGCGACGCTTGGTCGAGGAGTTGGCCAAGCTCGATGTGCAACTCAATCAAGACAAGACACGACGGCTGGACCTGAGCCGGGGAGGGGCATTCAGCTTCCTGGGCTTTGACTTCCGCCGGGCCAAGACTCGGCGCGGGGTCTGGGGCGCGCGTTACACGCCACGGATGAAGGCGCGTACCGCGATCCTACAACGCCTCAAGGACGTGTTCCGCCGCTACCGCTCGCAGCCGATCGATCGGGTGATCGCCTTGATCAATCCGATCCTCAGGGGGTGGGTAGGCTACTTTCGGGTGGGGCACTCCAGTCGCTGTTTCGGGTATGTCCAAGATTGGGTGGAGAAGAAGATTCGGCGCCATCTGATGCGCGCGCGGCAGCGTCAGGGCTTTGGCTGGAAGAGGTGGAGTAGGACGTGGCTATACGAGGTGCTCGGGCTCTACGACGGGTACCGAATCGGGCTGCGTAAGCCGAAAGCGCTCCCAGTGCAAGCGGTCTCATAA
- a CDS encoding Swt1 family HEPN domain-containing protein: MAITNYERVGKSLTLLKAGLGPFVERELKAKYGEGWAFEAKDILADTRLSDGKSDPTGDVAAMLVIMDRKWGEVFRHILGKAERSLVNEIISVRNRWAHQELFSGDDAYRALDSVERLLSAVSAPEAEDVDKMKMELLRVRFDEQARGEKRKSAGIAIESGASGNLKPWREVVMPHEDVASGRYQQAEFAADLWQVHLGEGTPEYRDPEEFFRRTYLTESLRAMLIGALRRLIVGDGDPVIQLQTNFGGGKTHAMLALYHLVSGILGAGLAGVDALMAAAGIDRLPTARRVVLVGNKISPGNPSVKPDGTVVRTLWGELAWQLGGPEAYARVAADDANATSPGDMLRELFNDYGPCLILIDEWVAYARQLHDQSDLPAGGFETQFSFAQVLTESAKLARNCLLVISLPASDTSGTAHSHSDDVEVGGTRGREALDRLRNVVGRLESSWRPATAEEGFEIVRRRLFQPITDPAHFKDRDVTARAFAELYRTQQAEFPPECRETDYEQRLKAAYPIHPEVFDRLYTDWSTLVKFQRTRGVLRLMAAVIHSLWEKGDRNPLILPANVAIDDARVQSELTRYLSDNWVPVIEKDVDGPSSLPLKLDSELPNLGKFSACRRVARAVYMGSAPTTAAAHKGIEDRRVKLGCVMPGESPAVFGDALRRMAAAATYLYQDGPHYWYSTQPTVTKLAEDRAEQFKREPDKVAHELEQRLRKDLTDKGAFTRIHPMPQTSADVPDDLDARLVVLGIGQPYAKTPDSAAEVAAKAILETRGTSPRLYRNTLVFLAADKTRLQDLDEAARKYLAWQSILADRTHLDLTPYQVTQAETQRGVAESTMLARIPETYQWLLVPVQATPQSPVTWEASRLSVPDALAVRVSKKLRSDELYLTSFGATRLKMDLDRIPLWRGDHVEVKQLVEDFARYLYLPRLKDPSVLLHAMTDGVNLLTWVQDGFAFADGYDAEAGRYQGLRAGQMLTLVDSQAPGLLVKPDVAARQMDAERPVAPEPRSVDPNPNGVDEPTVVTPEITTPGGNTLPPAAAKPKRFHGTVLLDATRVGRDAGRIAEEVIAHLDGLVHAKVTVTIEIEAEMPDGAPDQVVRTVTENCRTLKFTSQGFEQE; the protein is encoded by the coding sequence GTGGCCATCACCAACTACGAACGCGTCGGCAAATCACTCACCCTGCTCAAGGCCGGTCTCGGGCCGTTTGTCGAGCGTGAGCTGAAGGCCAAATACGGCGAGGGCTGGGCCTTCGAGGCCAAGGATATTCTGGCCGACACCCGTCTGAGCGACGGCAAGAGCGATCCCACCGGGGACGTTGCCGCCATGCTGGTGATCATGGATCGAAAATGGGGCGAGGTCTTTCGCCATATCCTCGGCAAGGCCGAGCGTAGTCTGGTCAATGAGATCATCAGTGTGCGCAACCGTTGGGCGCACCAAGAACTCTTCTCCGGCGACGACGCCTACCGTGCGCTGGACTCCGTCGAGCGTCTCTTGTCCGCCGTCTCCGCCCCCGAGGCCGAGGACGTCGACAAGATGAAGATGGAGCTGCTGCGGGTGCGCTTCGACGAACAGGCGCGCGGGGAGAAGCGCAAGTCGGCCGGGATCGCCATCGAGAGCGGCGCGAGCGGCAACCTCAAGCCCTGGCGAGAGGTGGTGATGCCGCACGAGGACGTCGCGAGCGGGCGCTATCAACAGGCCGAGTTCGCTGCCGATCTCTGGCAGGTGCATCTCGGCGAAGGCACGCCCGAGTACCGCGACCCGGAGGAGTTCTTCCGTCGGACCTACCTCACCGAGAGCCTGCGCGCGATGCTGATCGGGGCGCTGCGCCGGTTGATCGTCGGCGACGGCGACCCCGTGATTCAGTTGCAGACCAACTTCGGCGGCGGCAAGACCCACGCGATGCTGGCGCTGTATCACCTGGTGTCGGGCATCCTCGGAGCAGGTCTCGCCGGAGTCGATGCCCTCATGGCCGCCGCCGGGATCGACCGTCTGCCGACGGCGCGGCGCGTCGTGCTGGTGGGCAACAAGATCTCGCCCGGCAACCCCTCGGTCAAACCCGACGGCACGGTGGTGCGCACCCTCTGGGGCGAGCTGGCCTGGCAACTGGGTGGCCCGGAGGCTTACGCCCGCGTCGCGGCCGACGACGCGAACGCGACCAGCCCCGGCGACATGCTGCGCGAGCTGTTCAACGACTACGGACCTTGTCTGATCCTGATCGACGAGTGGGTCGCCTACGCCCGCCAGCTCCATGATCAGAGCGATCTGCCGGCCGGCGGCTTCGAGACCCAGTTCAGCTTCGCCCAAGTGCTGACCGAATCGGCCAAGCTGGCGCGCAATTGTCTGCTGGTCATCAGCCTGCCCGCGTCCGATACCTCGGGCACGGCCCATTCTCACTCGGACGATGTGGAGGTCGGCGGCACCCGCGGGCGCGAGGCACTCGACCGGCTGCGCAATGTCGTGGGACGGCTCGAATCCTCCTGGCGCCCGGCCACCGCGGAGGAGGGTTTCGAGATCGTGCGGCGACGCCTGTTCCAGCCGATCACCGATCCCGCGCATTTCAAAGACCGCGACGTGACCGCGCGCGCCTTCGCCGAGCTGTACCGCACCCAACAGGCCGAGTTTCCGCCGGAGTGTCGCGAGACCGATTACGAGCAGCGGCTCAAGGCCGCCTATCCGATCCATCCCGAGGTCTTCGACCGGCTCTATACCGACTGGTCGACCCTGGTGAAATTCCAGCGCACCCGCGGCGTGCTGCGTCTGATGGCCGCCGTCATCCACAGCCTCTGGGAGAAGGGCGACCGTAACCCGCTCATTCTACCCGCCAACGTCGCCATCGACGACGCGCGCGTGCAGTCGGAGCTGACCCGCTATCTCTCCGACAACTGGGTGCCGGTGATCGAGAAGGACGTCGACGGCCCCAGCTCCCTGCCGCTGAAGCTCGACAGCGAGCTGCCGAATCTGGGTAAGTTCTCGGCCTGCCGGCGCGTGGCGCGCGCGGTCTATATGGGCTCTGCCCCGACCACGGCGGCCGCCCACAAGGGCATCGAGGACCGGCGCGTGAAGCTTGGCTGCGTCATGCCTGGCGAGTCCCCGGCGGTGTTCGGCGACGCCCTGCGCCGCATGGCCGCCGCCGCGACCTATCTGTATCAGGACGGGCCGCACTACTGGTATTCGACCCAGCCGACCGTGACCAAGCTCGCCGAGGACCGTGCCGAGCAGTTCAAGCGCGAGCCGGACAAGGTTGCCCATGAGCTGGAGCAACGTCTGCGCAAGGATCTGACCGACAAGGGTGCCTTCACCCGCATCCATCCGATGCCGCAGACCAGCGCCGATGTCCCGGACGATCTGGACGCACGCCTGGTGGTGCTGGGCATCGGTCAGCCCTACGCCAAGACGCCCGACAGCGCCGCCGAGGTCGCCGCCAAGGCGATCCTGGAGACTCGCGGCACCAGTCCGCGCCTCTATCGCAATACCCTGGTCTTCCTGGCCGCGGACAAGACCCGCCTGCAGGATCTCGACGAGGCGGCGCGCAAATACCTGGCCTGGCAGTCGATCCTCGCCGACCGCACACACCTGGATCTGACGCCCTATCAGGTCACCCAAGCCGAGACCCAGCGTGGTGTGGCCGAGAGCACCATGCTCGCCCGCATTCCGGAGACCTACCAATGGCTGCTGGTGCCGGTCCAAGCGACCCCGCAGTCGCCCGTCACCTGGGAAGCGAGCCGCTTGAGCGTCCCGGACGCCTTGGCCGTGCGTGTCAGCAAGAAGCTGCGCTCCGACGAGCTGTACCTGACCAGTTTCGGCGCCACCCGCCTGAAGATGGATCTGGACAGGATTCCACTCTGGCGCGGCGATCATGTCGAGGTCAAGCAGCTGGTCGAGGATTTCGCACGCTATCTCTACCTGCCGCGTCTCAAAGACCCGAGCGTTCTGCTCCACGCGATGACCGACGGGGTCAATCTGCTGACCTGGGTGCAGGATGGCTTTGCCTTCGCCGACGGATACGATGCCGAAGCGGGGCGTTACCAAGGGCTACGCGCGGGCCAAATGCTGACCTTGGTCGACAGCCAAGCGCCGGGGCTGTTGGTCAAACCCGACGTGGCCGCACGTCAGATGGACGCCGAGCGCCCGGTCGCTCCGGAGCCGCGGAGCGTTGATCCGAACCCGAACGGCGTGGACGAACCGACGGTGGTCACGCCCGAGATCACCACACCGGGCGGAAACACCCTGCCCCCGGCGGCGGCGAAGCCGAAGCGCTTCCACGGCACTGTCCTTCTCGACGCGACCCGCGTCGGGCGCGACGCCGGCCGCATCGCCGAAGAGGTCATCGCCCACCTGGATGGTCTCGTTCATGCCAAAGTGACGGTCACCATCGAGATCGAGGCGGAGATGCCCGACGGCGCACCGGATCAGGTGGTGCGCACGGTGACCGAGAACTGCCGGACGCTGAAGTTTACGAGTCAGGGGTTCGAGCAGGAGTGA
- the grxD gene encoding Grx4 family monothiol glutaredoxin yields the protein MDVLERIGEQVKTNPVVIYMKGTPQFPQCGFSMRASAALQECGVPFAYVNVLQDPEIFENLPRYADWPTFPQIYIDGELVGGCDITLELHAGGQLKTMMEEAAAKHA from the coding sequence ATGGATGTTTTGGAGCGAATCGGCGAACAGGTGAAGACCAACCCGGTGGTCATCTACATGAAAGGCACACCCCAGTTTCCCCAATGCGGCTTCTCGATGCGGGCATCGGCCGCCTTGCAGGAATGTGGCGTTCCATTCGCCTACGTGAATGTTCTGCAGGATCCCGAGATCTTCGAGAATCTGCCGCGTTATGCCGACTGGCCGACCTTCCCCCAGATCTATATCGACGGCGAGCTGGTCGGCGGGTGCGATATCACGCTGGAGCTGCACGCGGGCGGCCAGCTCAAGACGATGATGGAAGAAGCGGCTGCCAAGCACGCCTGA
- a CDS encoding N-acetylglutaminylglutamine amidotransferase produces the protein MCGICGELRLDGASADLETIQAMMGELVRRGPDHGGSYSDGALGFGHRRLSIIDLSVRSNQPMVDAELGLALVFNGTIYNYRALRRELEERGYRFFSEGDSEVILKAWHAWGTDCCARLHGMFAFAVWDANQQVLFLARDRFGIKPLYWSEQGGTLRFASSTQALLAGGGVDTAIDPVAVHHLFTLHAVVPAPRTILRGVRKLAPGHWLRFDARGGRTEGTYWRLDATRPAEPRSEADWLDAIHVALRHAVKIRSEVADVPVGVLLSGGLDSSLLVALLAEAGVSDLRTFSVGFEDTPEEAGSEFQYSDLVVERYGTRHHRFLVPNAQVLQRLPEAIDAMTEPMFGQDAVAFYLLAEQVSREVKVVQSGQGADEVFGGYFWYPRIAAEREGSPVERFAKHYFDRDHDEYLRMVTDAYAGEDHTSALIAERLADPEADELLDAVLRLDATTLIVDDPVKRVDNMTMAWGLEARVPFLDHHLVELAARCPPELKLREGGKYPLKAMARGLLPDAVIDRPKGYFPMPALKYVRGPFLELMRDVLASRASRERGLYRQTYLDQLLAAPDMHHTRIQGNKLWHLALLELWLQRNVDTLG, from the coding sequence ATGTGCGGTATCTGCGGTGAATTGAGGCTCGACGGCGCGTCGGCTGACCTGGAGACCATCCAGGCGATGATGGGCGAGCTGGTGCGACGCGGGCCGGACCACGGCGGGAGCTACAGCGACGGGGCGCTCGGGTTCGGGCATCGACGGCTCTCCATCATCGATCTCTCGGTGCGCTCCAATCAGCCGATGGTCGATGCCGAGTTGGGGCTCGCGCTGGTCTTCAACGGGACCATCTACAACTACCGGGCGCTTCGTCGCGAGCTCGAAGAGCGCGGCTACCGCTTCTTCTCCGAGGGCGACAGCGAGGTCATCCTCAAGGCGTGGCACGCTTGGGGAACCGACTGCTGCGCCCGGCTGCACGGCATGTTTGCCTTCGCGGTCTGGGACGCCAATCAGCAGGTGCTGTTTCTCGCGCGCGACCGCTTCGGGATCAAACCGCTCTATTGGTCCGAGCAGGGCGGGACGCTGCGTTTTGCCTCCAGCACACAGGCGCTTCTGGCCGGCGGCGGGGTGGATACGGCCATCGACCCGGTCGCGGTGCATCATCTTTTCACACTGCATGCCGTGGTCCCCGCGCCGCGCACCATCCTGCGCGGGGTGCGCAAGCTCGCGCCGGGACACTGGCTGCGGTTCGATGCACGCGGCGGCCGGACCGAAGGCACCTATTGGCGTCTGGACGCCACGCGCCCGGCCGAGCCTCGGAGCGAGGCCGATTGGTTGGATGCGATCCACGTCGCACTGCGCCACGCGGTCAAGATCCGCAGCGAGGTCGCCGATGTGCCGGTAGGCGTGCTGCTCTCCGGCGGGCTGGATTCAAGCCTGCTCGTTGCGCTGCTCGCCGAGGCCGGCGTGTCGGACCTGCGGACCTTCTCGGTCGGCTTCGAGGACACGCCCGAAGAGGCCGGGAGCGAGTTCCAATACTCGGATCTCGTCGTCGAGCGCTACGGCACCCGGCATCATCGTTTCCTGGTCCCCAACGCGCAGGTCCTTCAGCGTTTGCCCGAGGCGATCGACGCCATGACCGAGCCCATGTTCGGTCAGGACGCGGTGGCCTTCTATCTTTTGGCCGAGCAGGTCTCGCGCGAAGTCAAGGTGGTGCAGTCGGGTCAGGGCGCGGACGAGGTCTTCGGGGGCTATTTCTGGTATCCGCGCATCGCCGCCGAGCGCGAGGGTTCGCCGGTCGAACGCTTCGCGAAGCACTACTTCGACCGCGATCACGACGAATATCTGCGGATGGTCACCGACGCCTATGCAGGCGAGGACCACACCTCCGCCCTGATCGCCGAGCGCCTGGCCGATCCCGAGGCAGACGAGCTGTTGGACGCGGTCCTGCGTCTGGACGCGACGACCCTGATCGTCGACGACCCGGTCAAACGGGTCGACAACATGACGATGGCCTGGGGACTGGAGGCGCGGGTGCCCTTCCTGGATCACCACTTGGTCGAGCTGGCGGCACGCTGCCCGCCCGAACTCAAGCTGCGCGAGGGCGGAAAATATCCATTGAAGGCGATGGCGCGCGGCCTGCTCCCGGATGCCGTCATCGATCGACCCAAGGGTTACTTCCCGATGCCGGCGCTCAAATATGTACGCGGCCCTTTCCTCGAGCTGATGCGCGACGTTCTCGCATCACGCGCCAGTCGCGAGCGCGGACTCTACCGGCAGACCTATCTGGACCAGTTGCTGGCCGCACCGGACATGCACCACACCCGCATCCAGGGCAACAAACTGTGGCATCTCGCGCTGCTGGAGCTTTGGTTGCAGCGCAACGTCGACACACTCGGATGA